From the Solanum stenotomum isolate F172 chromosome 4, ASM1918654v1, whole genome shotgun sequence genome, one window contains:
- the LOC125862130 gene encoding zinc finger protein CONSTANS-LIKE 9-like: MGYICEYCGEQRSIVYCRSDAACLCLSCDRNVHSANALSQRHSRTLICERCNSQPAVVRCVEERTSLCQNCDWSGHASSSSGSSMHKRQALSCYTGCPSAAELSNIWSFLLDDPSIGDTCEQRMGSMSINDNRPRDGQDPQGKDNSQNVCAAVEVNDMNISEKSDLLVESSMPTFDNKLHNVEPPIGSSSKGCYMGAKGSSLFEEDPYCDNLIMDAVDLSIENYEELFGDSLNYPDELFENENLDSFFGMKDIKGVDYSNRGVNAAEGSSNWRVNTVQPTCSDAASADSMMSCKTDSILYFARQSSLSVSNQTGGECSAGDHQDCGVSPMLLMGEPPWCPPCTEISSTSTSRSNAVLRYKEKKKTRKFDKRVRYVSRKARADVRRRVKGRFIKAGDAYDYDPLPTRSY; encoded by the exons atgggTTATATATGTGAATACTGTGGAgagcaaagatcaattgtatattGCCGGTCTGATGCAGCTTGTTTATGTTTGTCGTGTGATCGAAATGTCCATTCTGCAAATGCCCTTTCACAACGTCATTCCAGGACACTTATATGTGAAAGATGTAATTCACAACCAGCTGTTGTTAGATGTGTTGAGGAGAGAACATCTCTTTGCCAGAACTGTGATTGGTCAGGTCATGCTAGTTCTAGTTCAGGTTCATCAATGCACAAGAGACAAGCACTTAGTTGTTATACGGGATGTCCTTCCGCTGCTGAACTTTCTAATATCTGGTCATTTTTATTAGATGACCCTTCAATTGGTGATACTTGTGAACAGAGAATGGGTTCAATGAGCATCAATGATAACCGTCCTAGGGATGGTCAAGATCCTCAAGGAAAGGACAACTCACAAAATGTGTGTGCTGCAGTCGAAGTGAACGACATGAATATTTCAGAAAAATCGGATCTTTTAGTGGAATCGTCTATGCCTACTTTTGACAACAAGCTGCATAATGTGGAACCACCTATTGGATCTTCGTCGAAG GGCTGCTATATGGGAGCAAAGGGCTCTAGTTTATTTGAGGAGGATCCTTATTGTGATAATCTCATTATGGATGCGGTGGACTTGAGTATTGAGAATTATGAAGAGCTATTTGGTGATTCTCTCAATTATCCGGATGAGCTATTTgagaatgaaaatttggatAGCTTCTTTGGGATGAAGGACATAAAAGGTGTCGACTACAGCAACCGTGGTGTCAATGCTGCCGAG GGGTCATCAAATTGGCGTGTGAATACAGTGCAGCCAACATGTAGCGATGCAGCATCTGCAGATTCCATGATGAGCTGCAAGACGGATTCTATCCTTTACTTTGCTAGACAATCTAGTCTCTCAGTTTCCAACCAAACTGGTGGAGAATGCAGTGCTGGAGATCACCAAGACTGTGGAGTCTCCCCGATGCTCCTAATGGGCGAGCCACCATGGTGTCCTCCATGTACTGAAATTTCATCGACATCGACTAGCAGGAGCAATGCTGTGTTGCGCtacaaggaaaaaaagaagacaagGAA ATTTGACAAGCGAGTGAGATATGTTTCCCGTAAGGCAAGAGCTGATGTCAGAAGGCGTGTGAAGGGACGGTTTATCAAGGCTGGTGATGCTTACGACTATGATCCTCTCCCGACCAGAAGCTATTGA
- the LOC125862151 gene encoding uncharacterized protein LOC125862151 — translation MDTQIPILSPTNNIDEFEDLEATQFDEDTLRKLLFEEELQPNYENINIVQDCVIQPMVVDMASNFSKIEKEREEKEELVIEDFEWLEMMEMSDTIVSHEGVNEIFDVGELEFDFSHFCSSSIPMEEIGFDVLWQNNS, via the coding sequence ATGGATACACAAATTCCTATATTGAGTCCTACCAATAatattgatgaatttgaagattTGGAAGCGACACAATTTGATGAAGACACactaagaaaattattatttgaagaagaattacaaccaaattatgaaaatattaatattgtcCAAGATTGTGTAATACAACCAATGGTGGTTGATATGGCCTCGAATTTCTCGAAAATCGAGAAGGAGAGGGAGGAGAAGGAGGAGCTTGTAATCGAAGATTTCGAGTGGCTAGAAATGATGGAAATGTCAGATACAATTGTCTCCCACGAGGGAGTAAACGAGATTTTCGATGTGGGAGAATTAGAGTttgatttttctcatttttgttcttcttcaatTCCTATGGAAGAAATAGGATTTGATGTTTTGTGgcaaaataactcataa
- the LOC125862138 gene encoding protein transport protein SFT2-like: MRSLHCISAIAKIQEKKERNSQFVKKGRRIIMHKTAQSWFTGGPSNDLEKTPSSLLADWNAYAATQDEGSSSDLGFDLEAAVRTANDKVSGTFNVVTKGVRDLPGSFQFATSNVPSGKSLMYFGLFLAAGVFFIFIAFTMFLPVMVLMPQKFAICFTIGCAFIIGSFFALKGPKNQLTHMTSKERLPFTALFIGSMVGTIYVSMVLHSYILSVLFSVIQVLALSYYVISYFPGGSAGMRFLSSTLTSSIFRCFGR, from the exons ATGAGATCCCTTCACTGTATTTCTGCCATAGCcaaaatccaagaaaaaaaagagagaaattccCAATTTGTgaagaaaggaagaagaataattATGCATAAAACAGCACAATCATGGTTTACTGGAGGACCAAGTAACGATCTGGAGAAGACCCCATCGTCTCTGTTAGCTGATTGGAATGCTTATGCTGCTACACAAGATGAAGGTTCATCATCTGATCTTGGGTTTGATCTTGAAGCTGCTGTTAGAACGGCTAATGATAAAGTTTCCGGCACATTTAATGT GGTTACTAAAGGAGTAAGAGATTTACCAGGAAGCTTCCAATTCGCAACCAGCAATGTTCCTTCTGGGAAGTCCCTTATGTACTTTGGCTTATTTCTTGCAGCTGGtgttttcttcatcttcattgCATTCACTATGTTCCTCCCTGTCATGGTGCTGATGCCTCAGAAATTTGCTATCTGCTTCACAATTGGTTGTGCATTCATTATTGGCTCGTTCTTTGCCCTCAAAGGTCCAAAGAATCAGCTTACACACATGACATCAAAAGAG AGACTTCCTTTTACAGCGCTTTTTATCGGCAGCATGGTAGGGACTATTTATGTCTCTATGGTGCTTCACAGTTACATTCTTTCTGTGCTCTTCTCAGTGATACAG GTCCTTGCTCTATCTTATTATGTTATCTCCTACTTCCCTGGAGGTTCAGCGGGGATGAGATTTCTTTCTTCAACCCTTACATCCTCTATTTTCAGATGTTTTGGAAGGTGA